CATTGATATTATAAGTCTGCCCGTCCTTGCCGACACCTACGGGGGCAATGACAGGAATAAAGTTCTGGGTATCCAGAAGGCTGACTATCGACGGATCTATGGATTCGACTTCACCAACATGGCCAATATCAATAATCTCGGATGGCAACTTGGTATCCGCTGATGGTTTCTTGAGCTCAAGCTTGCGCGCATGAATCAGGCCACCATCCTTGCCTGTCAGGCCAACTGCACGGCCACCATGACGATTGATCATGCTGACGATTTCCTTGTTGACCAGGCCACCCAGCACCATCTCTACCACATCCATGGTTTCACGGTCAGTTACGCGCATGCCTTCAACAAACCGGCTTTCCTTGCCAATACGCTGAAGCAGCTGGCCGATCTGCGGGCCACCGCCATGAACCACCACCGGGTTCATGCCTACCAGTTTCATCAAGACAACATCCCTGGCGAAACCTTCCTTGAGCTTGTCGTCGACCATGGCATTGCCACCGTACTTGATGACAATAGTCTTGCCCTGGAACCGTTGAATATACGGCAGCGCTTCCAGCAACACACTGGCGCGTTCGGATGCTGATTTTTCTGAAAGACTCATGTGTCCAACCTGTTATGACCGGGTAAAAGCTGACAGTCCCAAGTGTATGATAATGTCCCGGTAGCGGGCAACGTCCGGCCAAAACAAAAGGGCCGCTACTGCGACCCTTTCATCAACCGGACTGCGCCAGGCAATTATTTGACATCAACGGATATCTTTTTCGGCTTGGCCGCTTCAGCCTTTGGCAGCACAATCTCCAGAACCCCGTCTTCATAAACGGCCTTGACCTTGCTGCCATCAATATCACGGCCCAGGCGAAGACTGCGCACGTAGCGACCGTAACGACGCTCCTGCCGCAACAGGCGTCCGGCTTTCTCTTCTTCGGTCTGCTGCCGGGTCTCGGCAGTAATGGTTAAAACACCGCTTTCAAGATTGATATCGATATCTTCTTTCCGGATACCCGGCATATCAGCCTGAACCAGGAAATCGTGTTCACGCTCACGGATATCCATGGCCGGAACCAGGTCTTCACTGGTTGCTTCTTCCAGCCAGCGATCCGGGCGGAAGAAACTCTCAAATACATTATTAAAGTCATTACCCCACACACTGGTCTGGGGTGCGCTGCGACGACGAATAGCGCGAGGTGTAATGGTACTCATGTTCGTATCTCCTGCGGGCCAATGCCCGACCTGAAAGTTGGACAAATCAATAACCGGATCAATCCATGTTGTTTTTCAAATGGGGTCGAACACTGCGGATTCAACCCCCGAGCCCGCCCGGCAACCGGGCCTGTAAACAGCGTGGCTTTGCAGGTAAAACAATGGGGCTGGTTCCGGCGCTTTCAAGTCCCGGGCTTCAGTTGTCAGCTGTTTCCGTGCATAGTGTTGCGATCGCGAACACGCTTACAGGGAAACCCGGGAACGGTTTATGGCATCTCGACATCTGATGAAAGACGGTCTCGACAACCGGGCCGTGAAACAACTGGCAAAAAGCCTGGCCAACACCTGGCCAGCATTCCCGACCAGGCAATTCGAGCACGATGCGATCAACGGCCTGAAATCGCTCGAACTGAAACAGCGGGTCAGGCACCTGGTTGCCGTAATGCACAGGCATCTGCCACAAGACTTTCGCAAGGCCGTGCCGATACTTGTATCGCTTAAAGACCACTGGAATGATGGCCGCCAGGACGATGTCTGGCGCAGCTTTGCTGCGTGGCCAATACTTGACTACATTGGAACGCATGGGCTCGATCGGCCGTCACTGGCGCTGGATGCACTGCAGCAACTGACTTCACTGTTCACCGCCGAATTTGCGATTCGACCTTTTATTGCCCATCACCGCGATCTGACCCTGACAACGCTGGAACACTGGTGCCAGCACGACGATCATCATGTGCGTCGACTGGTATCAGAAGGTACACGACCGAGGCTGCCCTGGGGTACGCAACTGGCCGACTTTGTCCGCAATCCCCGACCCGTACTGCCGTTACTGGAACAGCTTAAGGATGACCCCAGCGATTATGTGCGACGATCGGTCGCCAATAACCTGAATGATATTTCAAAGGATCATCCGGATATCATGATCCGGATGGGCAAGAAGTGGTTGCGTAACGCGGGCAAGGAAAGGCAATGGATTGTACGCCACGCTGCACGCAGCCTGATCAAGGCTGGACATCCACACGCATTTGCATTGCTGGGTTATTCCGTGGAAACCCGCGCCAACAAATGTCAACTCGTACTGGAACGGAAAAAAATATACATGGGGGAAACCCTTGAATTTTCGGTGGCACTGAAGGCACCGGGAACAAGACCGCTAGACGCTGTAATCGATTATCGAATTGATTTTGTCAAAGCTAATGGCTCGTCAAGACCGAAAGTATTCAAACTGCGCAATGTTCATCTGTCCAAAGGTGAGACCGTGAATCTGAAAAAACTTCATTCATTCAAATTTATCACGACGCGCAGGTACTATCCCGGCCGACACGGCATTGCAGTAACGCTGAATGGCCGGGAAATCTGCAGCGACTGGTTTGAACTTCTGTAATCAGTTTGAAGCCCCGGACGGTATTGCTATTTAGGCCTGGATTGATCTTCGTCCGAGCTCACCAGCTGGTAATTATCAGAACGCACACCGCGCATAAGAAGATCGACGTTGTCCTGCGGAATATTGAGCAGCTCCATGGCCAGGCCTCCAAGCCTGAGGCTGGCCTCCATTGCTTCAGGATAGGCGTGAGTGGCGCCGGCCTCCATCAACTGGCCACAAGCCTGGAGATCTCGTGCACGCGCGATAATGGGGACCGACGTGTAGACAGCACGAATATGAGATACCGCGTGAACAGCAATATCCGGATCATCAATAGTCAGCACAACCAGCTCAACCCGATCGATCCGCGCGCTGCTCAGTACATGCGGATCGCCGATATCGCCATAGAAGACAGGCAGACCGTCCTGCGCCCCCTGGGTTACGCGCGCAGCATCGGAATCCACTGCAACAAAAGGTACACCACTGGTTTTCAGCAGCATGGCCACCGAATGACCAACACGCCCATAACCGCCGATAAGCACCCTGGGGGCAGTCAAATCTTCCGGCAAACCCGGCTGATGCCCGGTTGACTCTCCTTCACCCATCTTGTCGGCGATGTGTTTGCCCAGGTTGTCCAGCAGTGGTGTAAACAACATGGTGATGGAAATCACGCCGATGGCATAAACAAAAACAGAATCATCAATAATGTTCAGCGCACGGGCCGATGCAAATATAACAAAACCAAACTCTCCGCCCTGGGGCAACAACATGGCGATTCGTATAGCGATGGTTCTTGCGTATCCAAACAACAATGCCAGCGCAAACAGGACCGCGATCTTGATTGCCAGTATGGCGACAGTATGCTGAATAAATGTGGATGGCGACCGCGCCAGTGACTGAACGTCTATAGACATGCCAACGGCAACAAAAAACAGGGCCAGCAACAACCCCTTGAACGGTTCGATGGAGGCCTGTATCTGTAACCGGTACCGGCTGTCTGACAGCAACATGCCCATAACAAATGCGCCCAGTGCCATTGACGCACCGGCCAGATGCGATAACCATGCTGCGAGCAATACCGACAGCATTACTGTCAGCAGAAAACCTTCCTTGTTACTTGCCCTGGCCAGGAAATTCAACGCCCCGGGAATCACATAGCGGCCAAGGCCAACGAGCAGAGCCAGCATGCCCACGATCAGTCCCGCCTGCCTCCAGATTGACACATCGACAGCAGCCATATCGGACTGCGACAGAATGGGCACGATGGCCAACAATGGCACAATGGCCATATCCTGCATAAGCAGGATTGAAAAGGCCGTCCGGCCACAACTTGACGCAATTTCGCCGCGCTCCTGCAGCATCTGCAATACAAATGCCGTCGATGACAGGGCAAAGGTAAAACCAACAAGCAGCGCCACCTGCCAGCCGGAAAGGTACATGGAAAAATACCAGCCAATGATCAGGCCCGAGACAATAATTTGCAGTGAGCCCAGACCAAGCACTTCGCGGCGCATTGCCCAAAGCCTGCTTGGACGCATCTCCAGGCCAATAACAAACAGCAACAGCACCACACCCAGTTCGGTAAAGTGGCGCACATCTTCAACATGAGTTGTTGCCTGGAATCCGGGCGAATGCGGACCGACAGCGATGCCGGCAACCAGCAACCCCAGAACCGATCCCAGACCCAGCTTCCTGAACAGCGTTACGGCAATTGATGTTGCCAGCAACACGATCAGGGCCGATACGATAAACGAGTCAAGATGCATAGCTCTCCACCATCAAGGATAACCGGGCCGGGCCCGGCTAGTTTGCCCGGTCTAAATCACGATCTCGCACAAACAATCAGGCAGAAACCTGCTTGAAACCGTCGACAATAAACTGGATAGACAGGGCTGCCAGCACAATACCAAGAAAACGACGCAATATATCGTCGCCGGTACGGCCGACAACGTTCTTGATATAACGCGAAAGCAGGAAACAGACGTAGGTTATTGCAAACACGGTAACAATGGCAGCAATAACCGGCAAGTGTTCCTGTTCACCATTGGCGCCGGAAAACAGCAGGATCGACAGCGTCAGGCTTCCCGGCCCGGCCACCAACGGAATAGACATGGGGAAAACCGATATATCCATGATTTCGGTGGATTGTGCGTATTGAGCCTGCTTGGAAACCAGCTCGAACGCAGTATAAAAGAGCAGGATGCCCCCGGAAATCCTGAATGCACCCATACTGATTCCCAGGCTGGACAGCATGGCCTCACCATAGAAGCCAAAAAGCATGATCAGCCCACAGGAAATCAACACCGTTTTGATGGCCATGATGCGACGATGGCGCTTTTCCTTTTCCGGCACCAGCGAATGAAATATCAACGCGGCACCAACCGGGTCGATAATTACGATCAGCGCCACCAGTGAATTTATATAAACGAGCCACATGCGAGCAGCCTAGACCGACGCAGTTAAAACTTCAAGTCCCGACCGAAATGCAAAAGTAAAAATCATGAAACCGGTTGAGCAAAGGGCGCAGTGTCAAAAATCAGCAGCACCTTGTCGATCTTGTCATGACTAATGCCAAAATACCCACTCATGACGACTGAGACTCCGGGCCTGGAAAAACGAAACAGGATACAAGCGGAGTCATTGTTTTCAAATTCACCGATAGTCTCATAGCTGTAATCACGAAGCGGCCCGGCCTTCAACGCGT
The nucleotide sequence above comes from Gammaproteobacteria bacterium. Encoded proteins:
- the argB gene encoding acetylglutamate kinase, coding for MSLSEKSASERASVLLEALPYIQRFQGKTIVIKYGGNAMVDDKLKEGFARDVVLMKLVGMNPVVVHGGGPQIGQLLQRIGKESRFVEGMRVTDRETMDVVEMVLGGLVNKEIVSMINRHGGRAVGLTGKDGGLIHARKLELKKPSADTKLPSEIIDIGHVGEVESIDPSIVSLLDTQNFIPVIAPVGVGKDGQTYNINADIVAGKLASVLKAEKLVLLTNTAGVLGADGKLLTGLSAPEVDALIVEGVIHGGMLPKINCALDAVKSGVRSAHIIDGRVTDAVLLEVFTDDGVGTLIHG
- a CDS encoding Hsp20/alpha crystallin family protein; its protein translation is MSTITPRAIRRRSAPQTSVWGNDFNNVFESFFRPDRWLEEATSEDLVPAMDIREREHDFLVQADMPGIRKEDIDINLESGVLTITAETRQQTEEEKAGRLLRQERRYGRYVRSLRLGRDIDGSKVKAVYEDGVLEIVLPKAEAAKPKKISVDVK
- a CDS encoding DNA alkylation repair protein; this translates as MASRHLMKDGLDNRAVKQLAKSLANTWPAFPTRQFEHDAINGLKSLELKQRVRHLVAVMHRHLPQDFRKAVPILVSLKDHWNDGRQDDVWRSFAAWPILDYIGTHGLDRPSLALDALQQLTSLFTAEFAIRPFIAHHRDLTLTTLEHWCQHDDHHVRRLVSEGTRPRLPWGTQLADFVRNPRPVLPLLEQLKDDPSDYVRRSVANNLNDISKDHPDIMIRMGKKWLRNAGKERQWIVRHAARSLIKAGHPHAFALLGYSVETRANKCQLVLERKKIYMGETLEFSVALKAPGTRPLDAVIDYRIDFVKANGSSRPKVFKLRNVHLSKGETVNLKKLHSFKFITTRRYYPGRHGIAVTLNGREICSDWFELL
- a CDS encoding cation:proton antiporter; translation: MHLDSFIVSALIVLLATSIAVTLFRKLGLGSVLGLLVAGIAVGPHSPGFQATTHVEDVRHFTELGVVLLLFVIGLEMRPSRLWAMRREVLGLGSLQIIVSGLIIGWYFSMYLSGWQVALLVGFTFALSSTAFVLQMLQERGEIASSCGRTAFSILLMQDMAIVPLLAIVPILSQSDMAAVDVSIWRQAGLIVGMLALLVGLGRYVIPGALNFLARASNKEGFLLTVMLSVLLAAWLSHLAGASMALGAFVMGMLLSDSRYRLQIQASIEPFKGLLLALFFVAVGMSIDVQSLARSPSTFIQHTVAILAIKIAVLFALALLFGYARTIAIRIAMLLPQGGEFGFVIFASARALNIIDDSVFVYAIGVISITMLFTPLLDNLGKHIADKMGEGESTGHQPGLPEDLTAPRVLIGGYGRVGHSVAMLLKTSGVPFVAVDSDAARVTQGAQDGLPVFYGDIGDPHVLSSARIDRVELVVLTIDDPDIAVHAVSHIRAVYTSVPIIARARDLQACGQLMEAGATHAYPEAMEASLRLGGLAMELLNIPQDNVDLLMRGVRSDNYQLVSSDEDQSRPK
- a CDS encoding MarC family protein, with the translated sequence MWLVYINSLVALIVIIDPVGAALIFHSLVPEKEKRHRRIMAIKTVLISCGLIMLFGFYGEAMLSSLGISMGAFRISGGILLFYTAFELVSKQAQYAQSTEIMDISVFPMSIPLVAGPGSLTLSILLFSGANGEQEHLPVIAAIVTVFAITYVCFLLSRYIKNVVGRTGDDILRRFLGIVLAALSIQFIVDGFKQVSA
- a CDS encoding nuclear transport factor 2 family protein, with translation MRPLELARRYMTILFGDGDLEQLMTLFADEFHFSGPFYEFGSARAYVDALKAGPLRDYSYETIGEFENNDSACILFRFSRPGVSVVMSGYFGISHDKIDKVLLIFDTAPFAQPVS